A single Roseinatronobacter monicus DNA region contains:
- a CDS encoding methyltransferase domain-containing protein — protein sequence MHQDVCFLRDFYYTSALGRAAQKAMRDRLTAFWPSVAGLSVAGFGFAAPLLRPCLQDARRVIALMPAQQGVMHWPAEAANHSVLVEETNWPLASDSIDRLVVLHGIETSERPAALMAEAARVLKIGAKVVLILPNRSGLWARRDGTPFGLGRPYSLGQVETLLVEHGFAVDSHSAALFFPPRDRASWLRWAMMLENMGQKLSRYHAGGVLLVEATRVADAPRPSGLNVRERKPLRILDPVRESGTQPAWRKGQRHMAARHLRNTG from the coding sequence ATGCATCAAGACGTCTGCTTCCTGCGCGATTTCTACTATACCAGCGCGCTTGGGCGTGCCGCGCAAAAGGCCATGCGTGACCGTTTGACTGCCTTTTGGCCGTCGGTCGCAGGATTGTCTGTTGCCGGGTTCGGCTTTGCCGCGCCGTTGCTGCGCCCTTGCCTGCAAGACGCGCGGCGCGTGATTGCCCTGATGCCTGCGCAACAAGGGGTCATGCACTGGCCCGCCGAGGCCGCCAATCATTCGGTGCTGGTGGAAGAAACGAACTGGCCGCTTGCCTCTGACAGCATTGACCGCTTGGTGGTCCTGCACGGGATTGAGACGTCCGAGCGCCCCGCCGCCCTGATGGCAGAGGCCGCGCGCGTGCTGAAGATCGGCGCAAAGGTTGTGTTGATTCTGCCAAATCGCTCAGGGCTTTGGGCGCGGCGGGATGGGACACCCTTTGGTCTTGGGCGGCCATACTCATTGGGTCAAGTCGAGACATTGCTGGTCGAGCACGGGTTCGCCGTGGACAGCCATTCGGCGGCATTGTTCTTCCCCCCGCGCGACCGTGCGTCATGGCTGCGTTGGGCGATGATGTTAGAAAATATGGGCCAGAAGCTGTCGCGCTATCACGCAGGCGGGGTGTTGCTGGTTGAAGCGACGCGGGTTGCAGACGCGCCGCGCCCCTCTGGCCTGAACGTGCGCGAACGCAAACCCTTGCGCATATTGGACCCCGTGCGCGAAAGCGGAACCCAACCCGCATGGCGCAAGGGTCAACGGCACATGGCCGCGCGCCACCTAAGAAACACGGGTTAG
- a CDS encoding F0F1 ATP synthase subunit delta: protein MDVSEPASISTGIAQRYATAVFELSKESKSLKSLEADIDALEGALSESADLRNLLVSPAYSRDQVSQAITAVAKKMKLSKTVSGTLGLMASKRRLFALPQVLAALTEMLAAEKGEVTADVSSAQALTPAQEKDLVTTLKSRIGKDIKLKLTVDETLIGGLVIKVGSQMIDTSIRAQLAALKNSMKEVG from the coding sequence ATGGACGTGTCCGAACCAGCTTCGATCTCCACTGGCATCGCACAACGCTATGCCACGGCAGTTTTTGAACTCTCCAAAGAGTCCAAATCTCTCAAATCTCTGGAAGCAGATATCGACGCGCTGGAAGGCGCGCTGAGCGAAAGCGCTGATTTGCGCAATCTTCTGGTTTCGCCCGCCTATTCGCGGGATCAGGTTTCACAGGCCATCACCGCAGTCGCAAAGAAAATGAAACTGTCCAAGACAGTCAGCGGCACATTGGGGCTGATGGCGTCAAAGCGCAGGCTTTTTGCACTGCCGCAGGTGCTTGCAGCACTGACAGAAATGCTGGCCGCCGAGAAAGGCGAGGTCACTGCCGACGTGTCATCAGCGCAGGCTTTGACACCGGCACAGGAAAAAGACCTTGTCACAACGCTGAAATCGCGTATCGGCAAGGATATAAAACTCAAGCTGACCGTTGATGAAACTCTCATCGGCGGTCTTGTCATCAAGGTGGGCTCGCAAATGATCGACACGTCGATCCGCGCGCAGCTCGCGGCCCTCAAGAACAGTATGAAAGAGGTCGGATAA